The window TCAGCATCAGAAAATGTGGTAATATTAAAATGATTATCGGCTTGTTTGTATTGAAGTTGTTCTCCGGGATCTAGGAAATAGCTTTGGTTGGCAGAATCAGAATGAATCTCCACCCTTCCTGTAAGCAGGGATACAAAAACTTCATTAGGGTTAAAAAAATCAATATTAAAAGATGTTCCCAAAGCCGCAGTTTCTATATTTCCCGACACTACTTTAAATGCTCGGGAAGAATCTTTTTTCACCTCAAAATAACCCTCTCCCAATAAATAGACTTTTCTTTCTAAAGAATCAAATGTTTCAGGAAAAGTCAACTGACTACCTGAGTTTAACCATACACTAGATCCATCAGGAAGTTTAAAATTTAGCTTTTCTCCAAAATGTGTGGCTTTGGTAAGCATTTCAGGTTCTGACACCAATGCTTCTTTATCTTTAGACTCAGCTGTAGCAAATTGGCTAAGTAAATAACCCATAAAACTCGTCAAAACTAAAATTACAGCTACTTTATACCATTGCTTGATGGTCAACCAAGAATGAGCGTCTCTGCGAACATGAAAATTTATTTCATTTGCATCCTCATGGGCTAAAATATTTTGAAGAACCCTAGACTTAACTTCCCCAGCTACATTGTTGGCAGGTCCTATTAGACCCAGAAGAATTTCTCTGGCCTCTTTAACATCCATCACTTTCTCTGAATGCGCCTGCATCCAATTGTTCCAGTAGATGTCCAACTCCTCAGTGGGCTCCTTAACCCACTTTACAAATTCAGGGTTGGTAAGTAAAAGTAGCGCTATATCTTCCTTTTTGTCCATTCTTTTGATCCTTCAATCCCATAAGGGATGAAAAGTCAAAATGACATCATTTTTTAACAAAAAAAATAAAATTAATTTTTCTAAAGCTTAAAATTAAGACAATCCCAATGCTCTTTTAGTAGACAAAAAAAATTATTTCATTGCTGACTTTAGCATTGAAAGAGCCTTGTAAACAAGATTTCGAGCAGATTTGACATGATCAAAGCCTAACAACTCACTAATTTGGGAATAGTTTAAACTTTGAAAATAAAAATAATAAATAGCTTCCCTTTGCTTGCGAGAAAGAATACTTAAGGCTTTATTTAATTGATCTGATCTTTCTTTTTGAATTTGTCGATCTATTAGAAAGTCTTCATGAGAGTAAACTACCTGAAATCCATCTTGGTGGATTTCCGATAATGATTTATTTGAACTTTTTATTTCCTCAAAAAGTTTTCGCTTCATACATTTCATTAGGTAAAAACGTATGCAATCTGTGGCACCTAAGGATTTTCTTTTCTGCCTCAGGTAAATAAAGACATCCTGAATACAATCTTCCACAAGCTCCTGATTTCTCGAAAATTGGCAACCATAACTTAAAAGAACATCAAAATTTTCATTGTAAATCTTGATGAAAGCAGTCTCACTTCCCCCCTTGAATTGTTGCCAAAGCTTGGCATCATCAATTACCGGCACGTCATTGGGAAATGACTGCAAATCCGTTTTTCCGGAATAATGCCTGGTATTTTGGGTGGGTTTATTCATTGAATCCTTAAATGTATAATAATCTTCTCATTATTTAAAAAGAATACCCGTTGGACCAAAAAAAAGGTGAATTCCAAGCAGAAAATATGAATAAAATCACCTTTTATAAAAAATAAGCCGGGGATTGCTTATTTAACAAAGAAAGGATTTAATTTTGTAAGGTATATCAAATTCCAATTAAAGTGATTCTAATAATTTTCTTTCTATTACACTGGTATTTCTCTCTGTTTTGCCAAAGCTTTTTCCTACATAGGTATGCTGCACATCAAATGTTTGTCATGAACAAATATTGGGAGAAATTTTTCTACATTTTTACTTGGTTCTGCCAAGGCAGTTCCTACCTTTCTCCCAGAGCTTATGCTATTCTTCACAGGATGCATCACGCCTATAGTGATACACCCTTAGACCCACATAGTCCACACCATACTGAAAACCTTTTTACCATGATGTGGAAAACTAAAAAGATTTACAATGAACATTTTACTTTTAGGGCAAAACCAGAAGAAAGATTTATAAAAGATGTTCCAGATTGGAACCGTTTTGACAAGTTTGCAGATACGATGGGAATCCGAATTGGTTGGGTTTTAGTATATGTCTTGATTTATGTTTTAAGTATTAGTGTTTTTGAACTAGCAGGTACTCACTGGTGGATGTATTTCCTTTTACCTATCCACTTTATGATGGGGCCGGTTCATGGTGCAATAGTTAATTGGAGTGGTCACAAATACGGTTATGCTAATTTTGATAACAATGACAAATCTAAAAATTCATTGATTTTAGATTTTTTAATGTTGGGTGAACTTTTCCAGAACAACCACCACAAGCTTCCTAAAAGGGTAAATTTCGCAGTCAAATGGTATGAATTTGATCCAACCTATCCAATTGTAAAACTTTTACATGCCACGGGTATAATAAAATTAAAACCTACCAATTAATTGATGACTTAAAAATGGAATACCCTAAAAAATCCCTTCCCAATGAAACATTTTTGTTTCGTTGAGAAGGGATTTTTTTTTGCAAATATTGTCGCCAAAAGCATTAATAAAATAACCTATGAGAGTAGTTGCTAATTAAAAAATCAAACCTTGAAAATTTCAAAAAGCCATTTGAATTGTTGGTTTAAAAGCAAAATTTAAGTTAAAATTTAACCTTAAAGCATAAAAATTGTTATGTTTTTATAAAAATAATTGCATTTATAAAACTAAATGGTTAAGTTGATCCGAAATCACCTACTTTAAAACAGATATGAGAGAACTAACAAGAGCAGAAGAGCAAATTATGCAGATTCTATGGGACATTGAGAAAGGCTTTGTCAAAGATGTCCTCGAAAAAATGACAGCTCCAAAACCAGCGTATAACACTGTATCCACAATCATACGTATCTTGGAAAGAAAAGGCTTTGTTAAACACAAAGCTTATGGCAAGTCCCATGAATATTATCCTATTGTTTCAAAGGATGAATACCGCAGCTTTACCATTAAAAATTTATTAACTGGTTATTTCAGTGGATCTTTTGCAAATTTAGCTTCATTTTTTGCCAAAGATGAAAAACTAGATGTTAAAGCTTTGGAGAAAATAATGGACGAGGTTAAAGATGATGTTAAAGACTAATAATCTTTAACAAGCGCAATAGTTAACCCTAATCAGTAAAACCTTCTAGAAAGATTTCCACAATATTAAGCTAGGAACATCTATTGATGCTTCGAGTAGTTCTTAAGTGGCAATCCATTATATAAGATTACCTTTTTTTTACAAGGAAAGGTAAAACCTTAATCTAGTCAGGTGAATATTGGCTTAAATTGATATTAGAAAACAAAAAAAAGGTGAACGAATTAAAGTTCACCTTTTTTTATTTATGGTATCTTTATAGGCTTTCCTATAAATTTTTACCTAACCAGTTCCTTGGATACAACAACTTATCTTTCAATTGTCATCAGCTGTACCTATGGCATGTACTTTAAAACCAATGTCTCTTAAAGCTTTCTTGTCCATGATGTTACGTCCATCAAAAACATGAGCAGGCTTCAACATATTGTCATAAATTTTTTGCCAGTCATATGACTTAAATTCATCCCATTCAGTAAGTACAGCCACAGCATGCGCACCTTTACAAACTTCGTAAGGATCATTGACTACTTTAAGGGATTCTTTATTTTCTTCAGGAGCCCTACTACCTAAATAATCCAAATCAGTATAAATTTGTTGCTCTGTTACCTTAGGATCATATACTACAACATTTGATTGTTCATTTAACAAATGATCTGCTACATAAATAGCTGCAGATTCTCTAGTATCATTTGTATCTTTCTTAAATGCCCAACCCAAAAATGCTATTTTTTTACCACTTACCGTATTGTATAAGTTATTAATAATCTTCTTCGAAAAGCGTTTCTTCTGATAATCGTTCATGATGATTACCTGCTCCCAGTAGTCAGCAACTTCATTAAGCCCATAAGATCTTGAAATATAAACAAGGTTTAGTATATCCTTTTGGAAACATGAACCGCCAAATCCAACAGAGGCTTTAAGGAATTTAGGCCCTATTCGGGAATCAGTTCCTATCGCTCTAGAAACTTCATTTACATCAGCTTCAGTGTGTTCACAAAGTTCTGAAAGTGAATTGATGGAAGATACACGTTGCGCTAGAAAAGCATTGGCAGTTAATTTTGATAATTCAGAAGACCATACATTTGTAGTAAGTATTCGCTCTTTAGGTACCCAGTTGGCATACACATTAACCAATGCATCAATTGCCTTCAATCCTTCTTCTGTTTGGTCCCCACCTATCAAAACCCTATCAGGTGCCATAAGGTCTTCAACTGCAGTTCCTTCAGCTAAAAACTCAGGATTAGAAAGGATTTGAAAATTCATACCATTACCTGTATTTTCTAGGATATCCTTAAGTGTACTAGCAGTTCTTACTGGAAGTGTAGATTTTTCGACTACTATTTTATCACCCTTTGCAACTCTGGCAATTTGCCTTGCGCAAAGTTCAATCCATTTTAGATCAGCGGCTTGTCCTTTTCCTTCACCATAGGTCTTTGTTGGCGTATTAACAGAAATAAAAATCATTTCGGCTTCGTCAATCGCCTTGTCCACATCAGTTGAGAAAAATAAATTTCTTCCTCTCGCTTCAGCTACTACATCTGAAAGGCCTGGCTCATATACAGGAATCTTGGAAACATCTTCATCATTCCAAGCTGCAATACGAGCCTCATTGAGATCTACAACGGTAACTCTAATATCAGGACATTTTTTTGCAATTACGGCCATGGTTGGACCACCAACGTAACCAGCACCAATACAACAAATACTTTGGATCTTCATTTCTTATAGTTTAAAACATTTTATAAATAAGGGCAATCTCATCCATACCCTAACACTCCAATAATTAAAAATAAAACAAAAATACTAAAATCAAACCATTAAACCTTTAATCTTCGCTATCGTTATTCTGGTTTTTAAAATCTAAATCGACAATTAAGGGGAAGTATAAATTTATACCCTATTTTAATCTTTCTATATTTTTTGGTTTAACTTTTAATTATAGTATTTATAAGTAGGTTTTTATGGGTATTCAAAATACGAATTTTTATCGTCAAATATTCAAATTTTCAAGGCAGATTTTAAAAAATCGTATCCTGCATAGAGTAAATGGGCTTCATGCATTCTCGCATTTATTTTTAGTAATTGCAATAAAAGGAATACTTATTTGCCTTCTAAGGTGTTAACAATCCAACCTCCTATTCACCACCAATTAACATCAATTAAAGGTAGGGGAATTTCAATTGTCTTGCTGCAATCCCTAAATATTACTTAATAATTGACAAATATATTATTAATTATAATAATTTTTCTAATTAAAAATAAAAAAACGACAATTCCTCATTTATACTAAAAAAAAGTATTTTTAAATAATAAAATTCGCATTTGGCAACAATTAATTTCGGCTGTAAACTTTTGCTAAAAGCGTTCAATTTGGACAAAATTATATTGACCAATCCTAGTACAATGATTATAATCTTAATTATTATGCCATTTTTTGTGACAAAATAATCAATTATTCCAATTCTTAAAAACAGGTTTTTAAACTTAATCCTTAAGCAAAAGTAACCTTATAATAGGTCATAGAACTGGCAATCGCTCAAAACCCGTAGAAATTATTTAACCTAGCCCCTGGGAAAAGGCTATTCAAGAGGCAATAAACCAAGGATTTAACAAATTTTCTTTATTATAGCTCAGGGGTTCGTCAATATCTATTTTTTTTATTTCATATCCTAAAGCCTTTAAAACCCCATGGGCAGCCGCCGTATCCCATTCCATGGTAGGTGCAAACCTTGGGTAAAGCTGCGCCTTACCTTCAGCTAAAAGCATAAATTTCAAAGACGAGCCCATACTTACCACATCAGCCTGAGGATATTGATCTATAATTTCTTGGGTTTCCGAACTTAAATGAGATCTAGAGGCCACAATAGTTTGGATAGGTTCTTCCGTTTTCTTTTGAAGGTCGACCACCACTGGATTAGCTCCCTCAACTTTCCATGCCCCTTCACTATTGCCCCAAAACAACCAATCCAAAACCGGGGCATAAACTACCCCAATTACGGGTGCCCCTTTATGAATAAGGGCTATATTTACTGTAAACTCACCATTCCTCTTTACAAATTCCTTGGTGCCATCCAATGGGTCAACCATCCAAAAATATTCCCAATTTTTCCTCTCGCTATAGCCAATACTTTTCCCCTCTTCAGATAGAATTGGCAAATTTGTTTCAGAAAGAAAATCAGATATTATTTGATGGGCAGCCAAATCCGCTTTGGTAAGTGGTGAATCATCTGCTTTAAATTCAACCCCTAAATCGGCACTATTATATATTTTTAGAATCTCTTGTCCTGCAGCTTTTGCTGCTTCTAAAGCAATATCTGTAAACAATTTCTGATTAATTTCCATAAGGTATTTTTATAAGTAATACTATTGCGAACCTATTGATTAAGGTTAAATATAAGTAGGAGGGCATTAAAAAAGAAATAGTCAAACTTATTTAGCTTGACTATTTCTAATTATTTGAATTATTATTTATCCATTCCTTGATGGATTCATATTACCATTCCAGCCGCAACGGTTTCGTTGGTATTGGGATCTATTAAAATAATAGATCCTGTTTGCCTATTTCTTCTATAAGCATCAAAAAACAAAGGTTTGGCTGACCTGATACTGATTCTTGCAATATCATTCATTCCTATTTGTTCAATCCCTTCTTCCCTATGCAGCGTATTAACATTTACTTTGTATAAGATCTCTCGTACCATTACTTGACATTCTTGGGTTGTATGTTTAAGTATAAGCTTGGTTCTTCCTTTCAATGAACCCGTACTCATCCAACATACCATAACATCAAGATCTTGACCCACATTTGGCACATTATTAGGTCTTACTAGCATATCTCCTCTGCTAATATCCAATTCATCCTCAAGAGTCATGGTAACAGACATTGGAGAAAAAGCTTCCTCGATTGCTTCTCCGTCTAATTCTATACTTTTTATTTTTGAAGTAAAGCCAGTAGGTAAAACTTTAACATCATCCCCTGGCTTGAAAATCCCACCTTCAATTCTTCCTGCATAGCCTCTAAAATCCTGATGTTCATGAGTATGTGGTCTAATGACCATTTGAACTGGGAACCTGCAATCGATATGATTGAAGTCTGAAGCAATGTGTACATTTTCTAACAAATATAGCAAAGTCGGCCCTTCATACCATTTCATATTGGTAGACCTATCCACCACATTGTCTCCATTAAGAGCAGAAATTGGAACAAAATGAACATCTTTGATTTCCATTTTGCTGGCAAAATCTTTATAGCTTTTCACTATTTTTTGATAAACCTCCTCATCATAATCTACCAAATCCATTTTATTCACACATACTATAACATGAGGTATTTTCAGCAAAGAGGCGATAAAACTGTGTCTAAAAGTTTGCTCCAACAAACCCTTTCTAGCATCTATTAGAATGATGGCAAGGTTGGCAGTAGATGCACCTGTCACCATATTTCTGGTATATTGAATATGACCTGGAGTATCTGCAATTATAAATTTCCGCTTAGGGGTAGCGAAATACCTGTAGGCTACATCAATAGTAATCCCCTGTTCTCTTTCGGATTTAAGGCCATCAGTAAGCAAAGATAGGTCAACATAATCAAACCCTTTCTTTTCACTAGAAGTTTTTACTGCCTCAATCTGATCTTCAAAAATAGATTTTGAATCATATAGCAATCTACCTATTAAGGTACTTTTTCCATCATCAACAGATCCCGCGGTGGTAAATCTTAACAATTGATTGGTTTCCTGTATGCTCATATTGTATGTATACTATTCTCTAGAATTTTTTTATAAATCAACTTTTGCCGGATCCTTAGACAACTGTGTTTCTCAATTTCAAATTGATAGGTAAAATCATCGAAAGCTTATTTCATCCTCGGCAGGGATATACATTTAAATTTCGTTGGCCTAAAAATAACCACTTTTTTTCCTGTCTTCCATGGCAGTCTCTCCCCTTTTATCATCAGCTCTGGTACCTCTTTCAGTAGTTCTAGTAGTGGCCACTTCCGCAATGATTTTATCTAAATCATCGGCATCAGACTCAACTGCTCCAGTGATAGGCATATCCCCACAGGTTCTGTACCTTACTGTTAAATTTTTAATTTCTTCATCAGGTTTCAATTGAATAAAATCAGATTTGGCCAAAATAACACCATCTCTAACCACACAATCTCTTTGATGTGAAAAATACAATGAAGGCAACGCTATGTTTTGGTGTTGAATATACTGCCAAACATCCATTTCTGTCCAGTTGGATATCGGAAACACTCTAAAATGTTCACCCATGTGTTTTTTTCCATTGAACAAGTTCCATAACTCCGGTCTTTGGTTTTTAGGATCCCATTGCCCAAATTCATCCCTATGCGAGAAAAACCGCTCCTTAGCGCGTGCTTTTTCTTCATCTCTTCTGGCACCACCCATGGCAGCATCAATTTTATTTTCCTCTAGGGTATCTAATAAAGTAACCGTTTGCAAGGCATTCCTACTTGCATTTGCTCCTGTTTCTTCTCTGACCTTTCCATCATCTATACTTTTCTGAACAGAACCGACAATGAGTTGTACACCTAAGTCTTTTACAAGCTCGTCCCTAAAAGCTATTGTTTCCGGAAAATTATGCCCCGTATCGATATGAATTAAAGGAAACGGGATTCTGGATGGATAAAAAGCTTTTTTGGATAAATGAGCCAAAACGATGCTATCCTTTCCGCCTGAAAATAACAAGGCTGGTTTTTCAAATTGAGATACAACTTCTCTAATTACAAAAATTGCCTCTGCCTCTAACTCTTCCAGATGGGATAAATAGTATTGTGCCATATTAAATTTTTATTTTTTTATTTATTTTCTCTACCAATCTTGCCACTGCATCTTCCATTTTTTCTTCAGCTGTATGCACCACCTCAAATGGGGCTAATGGGGGCTCATAAGGTGAGCCAATTCCAGTGAGGTCTTTAATCAAACCTTGTCTGGCCTTTTTATACAATCCTTTGACATCTCGCTCTTCGCATATTTCCAATGGACAATCCAAATAAATTTCTAAGAAATTATCTTTACCTACTAGGTTTCTAATCAATTCCCTATCAGATATAAAAGGAGAAATAAATGCAGATATCACTATTAAACCTGCATCTAACATTAAGTTGGCTACTTCTCCTATCCTTCTAATATTTTCCACCCTGTCCTTATCTGAAAAGGTTAAATCTTTATTCAAGCCTGTCCTAACATTGTCTCCATCCAATAGATACGTATGATATCCCATACCATAAAGTGCATCTTCAGTTGCATTTGCCAAAGTAGATTTGCCCGAACCTGAAAGACCTGTAAACCAAATTAGTTTTGGCCTCTGCCCTAAAGCTTTGACCCGGTGTTCGCTATTCACTTTAAATACGGATGGATGAATATTCTTAGGCATTTGGAAGTAAAATTAATGTAACACTTTTAATTTCAATTATAAGTAATACCAATTTATAAATAATAATACTACAACAGCGTAAATTAAAGTCAAAGGAAATCCAATAACAAAATAATCTTTAAACTTATAATTCCCAGGCCCCATCACCATTAAATTGGTTTGATAGCCAATTGGGGTCATAAAGTCCCCTGATGCTGCAAAGGCAATTGCAACGAAAAAGGGGGTTAAAGGCTGCTCTAATTGATTACCAAGCTCCAATGCAATCGGAAACATAATCGAAACCGCTGCCGCATTGGTAATTAAACTAGTTAAGACCAAAGTAATAATAAACAATATTACCAAGCCAACCATAGGAACTGCCCCTTCTGTCAATTGAATCAAGAAATTAACCAATACACCTGCTGCACCGGAACTATTTAATGCCAATCCTAAAGAAAGTGAACAAACTAGAATCAGTAATAGATCCAAATCAACCGCTTTCTTTAAAGTCTGCAAATTTAACACTTTAAATAGATACAAAATAAGGATTCCTGCAAAAGCTGCTATAAAAAGATCTATCCACCCAATAATCCCTATAAACAATACAGACAAAGCCAATAGTGAAGGGAGTCTTTTTAAATTTCCTCTGTCTGCACTAATCTCACCTCTGAGGGTAACAATTATTAAATCCTTATAATAATCATTTCTGTTGTGGTCTTTACCGGTTAACATTAAAAATAGGTCTCCGGCATGTACCCTTGTTTCTCCTATATTTCCTTTCAATTGTGTTCCATTTCTGTGAATAGAAATGATAGAACCTTGGTATTTGTTTCTAAAGTCGCTGTCTTTCACCTTAAGGCCAATCAAGGATGAAGAGGCTGGAACCACCGCTTCCGTTAATTGAAAAAATCCATAATTGGATACATGCCCATCTTCAGGCAAACTTAATCCTTGCTCTCCTTGAATTAGTTTTAATATGGCTTCCGAGTTACCGGCAAAAAACAACTTGTCTCCTTCTTGTAAAACTTCATTGGGGCCTACAGGGGAGATCTCTTTTTTTCCCCTTCTAATTTCGGCAAGGAAAATTTCTTTCAATTTCCTTAGCCCTGCTTCTTTGACTGTTTTGTCATGCATGGATGAACCTATGGGGATATAGGTTTCAACCAAATATTCATTAAGATGCTCAATAACTTCACTTTTGTTTTCCTCTCTAGAGGGCAACAAATAATTGGAGGCGATACTTAAATACACCATACCAATTGAAGCCACCAAGACCCCTAAATACAAAAAATCTTCAAACCCTAGCAATGGGTAACCGAATTGACTAATTAACCCATTTAAGACCAAGTTTGTAGAGGTTCCAACAACCGTAATCATACCCCCCAAAATAGTGGAATAAGAAAGCGGAATAAGAAATTTCGAAGCAGGGAAATTATTTGTTTTGGTCCATTTCTTCACATAGGGGATCATAAAGGCAACAACCGGAGTATTGTTTAAAATTGCGGAAAGGCTACTTACCAGCAACATGAGCCTAAGTCTAAATGTACCCGGTTTTAACTTTTGGCTGAAAATTTTAAAAAAAAATCCTGTACCTATGTTCTGTTGGATTCCAGAAGTTAAGCCTATCAATAGAAATATAACTATGATCTGCTTATTCGCCAGCCCCATCAAAAAATCCTCAGGTGTAATGATTTGTAAAACTAAAAGCAAAAACACTGCCCCCAAAAATGCAAAAGAAGGCCTTAACAGATCCCTGTACAACACAAATACCAGGACAATGACTATGGAAATGGTTATCAGGCCTGGAAAAGACATAAGGATGTAAATTTATTGGTCATAATTTTCCCTGAAAGGCTGAGCATAAGGATATGAAGGGGTCAAGAGTATACTTTAACAGTGGTTTTAATTAATTCAATTTGGTAGAATACTAAAAGTAAGGTTTTTAACTTTCTAATGTTAATGAATTGAAGATTTTTAAAACAAAACCATTAAAATCACCTTATTTTTTCACCCACAACTTTGGATATTTAAAGCAAATATAAAAGTAGTAGGGCAAAATTCTAATTCAAAGTTTTAACCTCATAATTAAGTTTAAAATCACAATATGGTTCCTATGAAAAGAAAAGTAACCCTTTGCACTAGTAGACTTATTGATTTAAAAACAGTATTTAATTATAATGCTTCCTAATAAACTTTCAACCGGCACAAGTGGCAAATGAATTGTTTACTCAAATTTAACGAAACCTTCAAATACCCAACCATTAAAATTTACCTATTAATAATTACCTTTCCACAATGAAAACATACGGCTTTTTCCTCTTTTTATTATTATCCTGTACATTTTTATGTTCTTGTAAAAATGAGAATAGTGATTCCTTTCATTTCATGGCCATTGGTGATCTGCCCTATCACCTTCCTGATGATTTTGAAAGGTTTGAACGCATGATCCAACAGATTAATGATGTCAATCCGGCTTTCACCTTGCATGTTGGGGACATAAAATCAGGAAAAGTTCCTTGTTCAGATGAATATTACGAAAAGATTAAAAACTATTTTAATGCTTTCGAGAAACCATTAATCTACACACCGGGAGATAACGAATGGACGGATTGTGATAGAGAATTATGTGGGAGTTATGATCCGGAAGAACGGCTTGACAAATTAAGACAATTGTTTTTTTCAGATAGTATTAGTCAAGGAAAAATGCCAATAATTCTTAGCAGGCAAAATAAATTTGAAGGCTTTGAAAAATTTCCTGAAAATTCAACTTGGATCAAATCAGGTATCACCTTCGGAACATTGCATGTAATTGGGTCAAATAATAATTTCGACACCGGAGTTGAAGCCATAAATGATGAATTTTATGAAAGAGAACTGGCGAATAATTTTTGGCTAAAATCACTATTCGAAGCAGCTAAAAAAGACAACAGTAAAGGTTTAGTACTTGTTTTACATGCAGGGTTAAATTATAACAACAAAGACGAAAAAAATGGACATGCCAGTTTTGTTACCTTATTAAGACAACAAGTCCAAGCATTCGACAAACCGGTTCTATTATTATATGGCGACCAGCACCGCTTTTTAGTATCCAAACCCCTTAGGGACAATAACGGAAAAACCATGACTAATTTCACAGCAGTTCAAGTCTTTGGAGACCATGATCTCCACGCTGTTGAAATCAAAGTGGCACCTGAAAACCCTAATCTTTTCGAGATAAATCCATTTTATATTAAAGGAAATTGAAACATACAGTTTTCAGCCCAATCCCGATATAAATTTGACCGATAAAAAAATATTTTACAAAATCAGATTATTGTTAAGTAATTTTTTTGATAAACTTCCTTATATTTATCTAAAATAAAAGTTTATCAAATAAATAATCATGAATAAAGTCCTAACCTTAGCCTGCCTTTTATTCTTTTTAAATGCAGCTAACCTAAAAGCCCAAAACCTAAATATCATTCCATTACCCGAGTCCATTGAAATGGGAGAAGGCCATTTGGTCTTAAAAGAGGGAAGTGTAATTGCGGCCAAAACGGAAAGCAGTAGAAAATCCGCTGCTATTTTCAATGAAATGTTGGAAGCCAAAACAGGCTTGAATCTACTTATTCAAATTGCTCCTCAAAGAAGTGATGCCTTAGTTGTTCTAGAAGAAATTCAAGACGCTCAAAATGAAGAAGGATACTCTTTAAATATTGATGGAAACAAAATTCATATAAAAGGATCATCAAAAGGTATCTTCTATGGATTGCAATCCTTGTACCAGTTGGTTGAAATGAATGGAGGACAAGCCATCGTTCCTCAATTAGTAATCAATGATGCTCCGGCGTTTGGGTACAGAGGTATTATGCTTGATGTTTCACGTCACTTCATTGGCACTGATCAGGTTAAAAAAATACTTGATTTAATGGCCCAATTAAAATTAAACACCTTACACTGGCACCTAACGGATGATCAAGGTTGGAGATTAGAGATAAAAAAATATCCAAAACTTACACAGGTCAGTGCTTGGAGAGATTCCACCATCATTGGACAGTACTACGATTTCAAACCATTTATTTACGACGGAAAGCCTCATGGTGGGTATTATACCCAAGAAGAAGCCAAGGAAATAGTTAAGTATGCTGCAGACAGAAAAATTACAGTAATTCCTGAAATAGAGCTTCCAGGCCACAGTTCGGCAGTATTGGCTGCTTACCCGGAACTAGGAAGTTTTGATTCTTTTCAAGGTATCGGAACAGGTACAATTGCCGCAGTAAATGAAAATGGAAAAAAATACGATAATGATATCAACCAAGAAGTCCCAGGCTTCTGGGGAGTTCATTATAATATTTATGGCCCTACGCCAAAAGCTTTTGCATTTTTAGAGGATGTGTTGTCGGAGGTGA of the Cyclobacterium marinum DSM 745 genome contains:
- a CDS encoding sulfate adenylyltransferase subunit 1 translates to MSIQETNQLLRFTTAGSVDDGKSTLIGRLLYDSKSIFEDQIEAVKTSSEKKGFDYVDLSLLTDGLKSEREQGITIDVAYRYFATPKRKFIIADTPGHIQYTRNMVTGASTANLAIILIDARKGLLEQTFRHSFIASLLKIPHVIVCVNKMDLVDYDEEVYQKIVKSYKDFASKMEIKDVHFVPISALNGDNVVDRSTNMKWYEGPTLLYLLENVHIASDFNHIDCRFPVQMVIRPHTHEHQDFRGYAGRIEGGIFKPGDDVKVLPTGFTSKIKSIELDGEAIEEAFSPMSVTMTLEDELDISRGDMLVRPNNVPNVGQDLDVMVCWMSTGSLKGRTKLILKHTTQECQVMVREILYKVNVNTLHREEGIEQIGMNDIARISIRSAKPLFFDAYRRNRQTGSIILIDPNTNETVAAGMVI
- the cysD gene encoding sulfate adenylyltransferase subunit CysD, which encodes MAQYYLSHLEELEAEAIFVIREVVSQFEKPALLFSGGKDSIVLAHLSKKAFYPSRIPFPLIHIDTGHNFPETIAFRDELVKDLGVQLIVGSVQKSIDDGKVREETGANASRNALQTVTLLDTLEENKIDAAMGGARRDEEKARAKERFFSHRDEFGQWDPKNQRPELWNLFNGKKHMGEHFRVFPISNWTEMDVWQYIQHQNIALPSLYFSHQRDCVVRDGVILAKSDFIQLKPDEEIKNLTVRYRTCGDMPITGAVESDADDLDKIIAEVATTRTTERGTRADDKRGETAMEDRKKSGYF
- the cysC gene encoding adenylyl-sulfate kinase, with product MPKNIHPSVFKVNSEHRVKALGQRPKLIWFTGLSGSGKSTLANATEDALYGMGYHTYLLDGDNVRTGLNKDLTFSDKDRVENIRRIGEVANLMLDAGLIVISAFISPFISDRELIRNLVGKDNFLEIYLDCPLEICEERDVKGLYKKARQGLIKDLTGIGSPYEPPLAPFEVVHTAEEKMEDAVARLVEKINKKIKI
- a CDS encoding SLC13 family permease gives rise to the protein MSFPGLITISIVIVLVFVLYRDLLRPSFAFLGAVFLLLVLQIITPEDFLMGLANKQIIVIFLLIGLTSGIQQNIGTGFFFKIFSQKLKPGTFRLRLMLLVSSLSAILNNTPVVAFMIPYVKKWTKTNNFPASKFLIPLSYSTILGGMITVVGTSTNLVLNGLISQFGYPLLGFEDFLYLGVLVASIGMVYLSIASNYLLPSREENKSEVIEHLNEYLVETYIPIGSSMHDKTVKEAGLRKLKEIFLAEIRRGKKEISPVGPNEVLQEGDKLFFAGNSEAILKLIQGEQGLSLPEDGHVSNYGFFQLTEAVVPASSSLIGLKVKDSDFRNKYQGSIISIHRNGTQLKGNIGETRVHAGDLFLMLTGKDHNRNDYYKDLIIVTLRGEISADRGNLKRLPSLLALSVLFIGIIGWIDLFIAAFAGILILYLFKVLNLQTLKKAVDLDLLLILVCSLSLGLALNSSGAAGVLVNFLIQLTEGAVPMVGLVILFIITLVLTSLITNAAAVSIMFPIALELGNQLEQPLTPFFVAIAFAASGDFMTPIGYQTNLMVMGPGNYKFKDYFVIGFPLTLIYAVVVLLFINWYYL
- a CDS encoding metallophosphoesterase codes for the protein MKTYGFFLFLLLSCTFLCSCKNENSDSFHFMAIGDLPYHLPDDFERFERMIQQINDVNPAFTLHVGDIKSGKVPCSDEYYEKIKNYFNAFEKPLIYTPGDNEWTDCDRELCGSYDPEERLDKLRQLFFSDSISQGKMPIILSRQNKFEGFEKFPENSTWIKSGITFGTLHVIGSNNNFDTGVEAINDEFYERELANNFWLKSLFEAAKKDNSKGLVLVLHAGLNYNNKDEKNGHASFVTLLRQQVQAFDKPVLLLYGDQHRFLVSKPLRDNNGKTMTNFTAVQVFGDHDLHAVEIKVAPENPNLFEINPFYIKGN